The nucleotide window GGTCGTGTCAGACGGCCATGACCAATGACATTCTCTCTGGTTCTCCACTGTAGTTATACCCCAACAGCTCTGTCCCCGGTTCAACACACACAAGAGGAACTCGATCACCAGCTCCACGAGAAGAGGAGCCGGCCGACACCCGACCCAGCACCAAGGCACGCCGGGCACACCAACACCAGGAGAGAGACAACATGCGTCCATCACGGGGTCTTCACCTCGCTGTGCTTCTGCTCCTCTTCTCGGCCTCCGTCCTCCTCCCGGCAGCCAGAGCCCAGGAGGAGAccgacgaggaggaggagttcAGCTACTTGCTGGACGCAGAGAACGGGCCGGCGCACTGGGGCGACATCAAGGAGGAGTGGTCTACGTGCGGAAAGGGCAACATGCAGTCGCCCATCGACCTCGCCAGCCCACGCGTCTCCCTCGTGCGCGGCCTCGGCTACCTCAACCACTCCTACGTCCCAGCAAACGCCACCATCATCAACCGCGGCCACGACATCATGCTCAAGTTCGAGGGCGACGCCGGGAGCGTCTCCATCGCCGGCACACCCTACTTCCTCCGGCAGCTGCACTGGCACTCCCCCACCGAGCACAGCGTCAATGGCCGCAGATACGACATGGAGCTCCACATGTTCCACGAGAGCGCCCAGGGCAAGGCTGCCGTCATCGGTGTTTTCTATGAGGTCGGCGCCCACGACGCCTTCCTGCACAAGGTGCCTCTCTTTTCTTTCTTGCATCCTGTCTTTAGTTAACCAACCAACGAAGCAGGCTTAGTTAAGCTTGATGATTAACTAAAGCCAACATGGCAACATGGTATGGTGTAATGCTTAATTAACGGCAACATGGGACTTATGCCTTAATTAACGGCAACATGCAAAGCTGCATGATGCAACTAATTGCATGATGCAAGCTATAATTTGCACGCCATGCATGGGGCTAACCCTTATGTTGTACGAACGCAGATGGAGCCTTATCTGGAGATGATAGCGGATCGCAAGGACAGGGAGGAGAAGATGGGCATGATGGATCCCAGGGACGCTAGAGGCAAGGCCAGCGTGTACTACCGCTATCTGGGCTCCCTCACCACCCCACCCTGCACAGAAGGGGTCATCTGGACCATCATCAAGAGGGTACGTTCCGTTTAATACATTCACCGTCACACATCACCTTGCATCAAACACACTACttcctctgtcccataatataaaacGTTTTTAACGTAACGGAGGGAGTACCAAATAACAACTATCAGTAAAATATTGCATTTCTAGACCATCACATGACACACAACTTGCAACTGTCAAATAAAAGAATTTTGTGGAACTTAGCAGTTGGCAGGGAGCTGCCAGTTCGATCTATGTAAATATCCTTTGATTTGTTATGCACAAGGAATCTTCCCACCGGTTTCGTCTTTCCATCACTTTTGATTGATGGGAATTTAGATGTGTGCACAAGTCCTATTATACGTCATGCATTGAGTGGTTGGTGAATAATAATGaaattgatatatatatatatatatatatatattatattacTGAAACTTTATAGTTTTCCCTATCTGGTTGAATTTGCAGGTCCGCACTGTGTCGAGGCACCAGCTGGAGCTTCTCCGGGAGGCCGTTCACGACGTAAGTTTTCTTTTTCCACTTCCGTTTCTCTAATCGTTTTTAAGAAAGTAATGTCTTGCTATTCTCCTGGTGCACTCAACTCTTGTCCTACGCATAGCTTTGATCTTATATAACTTTGCTATTTGATGGTATGTTTTTAGTGTGCGTGTGTTAGTGTTGGCTGTGTGCATTCTATCTATGCAGAGGCCAGGTGTGCTCATTATGTTTCTATTCTCTTGATGCTTCATTTTGGCTCAAATAAAATCACCCTTTATCGAAAAATTCAACTCTTGTCCTTCAGCACTTTCCAGAATTTTTTTTGGACTGATTTTCCTTTAACCCTACATGCAGGACATGGAGAAGAATGCGAGGCCGCGTCAGGAGGTGAACAGCAGACATATCAGCATGTTTCGTCCTTTTGAGCAGAATAGACATTGATTACTAGTGTTGATCCTCTGCCTAATTAGATTGGTGCTTCAGCTATTTTTTTGTGTACATGGTTATATGGTTTTTGTACGTAGTAGTTCTTTCCGTCCACTTTGATGCCTTGTATATGGTTACTGAATAATAAAGGAACATGACCAGTTCATGTCCATGCATATCTTGATGTTGACATCCTGGGATCTACCAGATCATCGACATGATTATTGATGGCTATTCCATAACTTATCTGTTGGgaatcgtagcagaaatttaaaattttctacgcatcaccaagatcaatctatggagtaatctagtcaacgaggggaaggagagtgcatctacatacccttgtagatcgctaagcggaagcgttgcaagaacgcggatgaaggagtcgtactcgcagcgattcagatcgcggttgattccgatctaagcgccgaacaacggcgcctccgcgttcaacacacgtgcagcccggtgacgtctcccacgccttgatccagcaaggggagaaggagaggttggggaagactccgtccagcagcagcacgacggcgtggtggtggtggaggagcgcggaactccagcagggcttcgccaagcactacgagagacgaggagggagagaggtagggctgcgccaagagggagatgatctcgtgtatgttgcagcccccaatacctcaagtatatataggggaaggggaggggctgcgcccccatctagggttccctcccta belongs to Triticum urartu cultivar G1812 chromosome 7, Tu2.1, whole genome shotgun sequence and includes:
- the LOC125523225 gene encoding alpha carbonic anhydrase 7-like — translated: MRPSRGLHLAVLLLLFSASVLLPAARAQEETDEEEEFSYLLDAENGPAHWGDIKEEWSTCGKGNMQSPIDLASPRVSLVRGLGYLNHSYVPANATIINRGHDIMLKFEGDAGSVSIAGTPYFLRQLHWHSPTEHSVNGRRYDMELHMFHESAQGKAAVIGVFYEVGAHDAFLHKMEPYLEMIADRKDREEKMGMMDPRDARGKASVYYRYLGSLTTPPCTEGVIWTIIKRVRTVSRHQLELLREAVHDDMEKNARPRQEVNSRHISMFRPFEQNRH